A genome region from Anastrepha ludens isolate Willacy chromosome 3, idAnaLude1.1, whole genome shotgun sequence includes the following:
- the LOC128859222 gene encoding eukaryotic translation initiation factor 5 — protein sequence MGSVNVNRNVTDIFYRYKMPRLQAKVEGKGNGIKTVIVNMAEVARAIGRPATYPTKYFGCELGAQTQFDYKNERFIVNGSHDACKLQDLLDGFIRKFVLCPECDNPETDLTVSAKNQTISQACKACGFHGLLKVNHKVNTFILKNPPTVNPAAQGSSLTEGKRSKRGQKKNGENGVEGGEKGASNSGGESDGGSGNQASQTEAEISAAIPEKNGDDDDDDANWSVDVSKEAIRARLQDLTDGAKGMTISDDYDKTEKERIDIFYELVKKKRDAGELDSVAVHKELMIEAERLDIVHKATLVLAELLFSDNITQEVRKNRILLLRFTHNNPKAQRYLIGGLEQIIALHSAKLMPKVAGIFKLFYDSDILEEKSILEWSQKVSKKYVSKDVATEIHEKAKPFIQWLKEAEEEESSEEDENDSDVEIEYNDRARVEPLKAAAVATAAKKIVDDDDEGEEIDIDDI from the exons ATGGGTTCCGTCAATGTGAATCGTAATGTCACCGACATTTTCTATCGCTACAAAATGCCACGTTTGCAGGCTAAGGTCGAGGGCAAAGGTAACGGTATTAAGACCGTAATTGTCAATATGGCTGAAGTGGCACGCGCCATTGGACGCCCGGCCACCTATCCGACCAAGTATTTTGGCTGCGAATTGGGCGCTCAAACCCAATTCGACTATAAG AATGAACGTTTTATTGTGAATGGATCGCACGATGCCTGCAAATTGCAGGATTTACTCGATGGCTTCATACGCAAATTCGTCTTGTGTCCAGAATGCGATAATCCTGAGACCGATTTAACCGTTTCAGCTAAGAATCAAACCATTTCGCAAGCATGCAAAGCTTGCGGCTTCCATGGACTCTTAAAAGTCAACCACAAGGTGAACACTTTCATTTTGAAGAATCCGCCGACAGTGAATCCGGCCGCACAAGGCTCTTCACTGACCGAGGGCAAGCGCTCGAAACGTGGCCAAAAGAAGAATGGCGAGAATGGTGTAgaaggtggtgaaaagggtgcTAGCAATTCGGGTGGTGAATCGGATGGCGGTAGCGGCAACCAGGCCAGTCAAACTGAGGCCGAAATAAGTGCTGCTATACCGGAGAaaaatggtgatgatgatgatgacgatgctAACTGGAGTGTTGATGTGTCGAAG GAAGCCATTCGCGCTCGCTTGCAAGACCTTACCGACGGAGCCAAGGGTATGACCATTTCTGATGATTACGACAAGACTGAAAAGGAGCGCATTGACATCTTTTATGAGCTGGTGAAAAAGAAGCGTGATGCTGGTGAACTCGACTCGGTAGCCGTACACAAGGAGTTGATGATCGAAGCGGAACGTTTGGATATAGTGCACAAGGCTACGCTTGTTCTAGCCGAACTGCTCTTCTCCGACAACATAACGCAAGAGGTGCGCAAAAATCGTATTCTTCTGCTGCGCTTCACACACAATAACCCCAAAGCTCAACGTTATCTTATCGGCGGTTTGGAACAGATAATCGCTTTGCATTCGGCCAAATTGATGCCCAAGGTAGCTGGTATCTTCAAGCTATTTTACGATTCGGACATACTTGAGGAGAAGTCCATATTGGAGTGGTCGCAGAAGGTTAGCAAGAAATACGTTTCGAAGGATGTAGCCACGGAGATACACGAAAAAGCCAAACCCTTCATACAATGGCTCAAGGAGGCCGAGGAAGAGGAATCCTCTGAGGAGGATGAGAATGATTCCGATGTAGAGATTGAGTATAATGATCGTGCACGTGTAGAGCCTTTGAAGGCTGCCGCTGTAGCTACTGCGGCCAAGAAGATTGTCGACGACGATGATGAGGGTGAAGAAATCGACATTGATGACATCTAA